From a region of the Nonlabens sp. Hel1_33_55 genome:
- a CDS encoding DUF4126 domain-containing protein, giving the protein MLEIIISVCLGIGLSASAGFRVFVPLLLLSISGYLGWIPLNEDWQWAGSLTAIIVLAVASVIELGAYFIPYVDNLLDTVSIPLATVAGTLVMFTVLSDVDPIYSWTLAIIAGGGTAASIATTTSAARATSTTVTAGIANPIISILEAIFSTFLSILSILAPFLAVIVVILTFFGIRKLYRKMFKKSPLSRKRNNPTTIEQ; this is encoded by the coding sequence ATGCTAGAAATCATCATAAGTGTTTGCCTGGGAATAGGCCTATCTGCAAGTGCAGGGTTTCGGGTTTTTGTGCCGCTTTTACTATTAAGTATCTCGGGATATTTGGGATGGATACCGCTCAATGAGGACTGGCAATGGGCAGGAAGTTTGACTGCAATCATCGTGCTTGCAGTAGCTTCGGTTATAGAATTGGGTGCCTATTTTATCCCGTACGTGGATAATTTGCTGGATACGGTTTCCATACCGCTGGCGACAGTCGCGGGAACGCTAGTGATGTTTACGGTACTTAGTGATGTAGACCCTATTTATAGTTGGACTCTGGCGATAATAGCCGGTGGTGGTACGGCCGCAAGTATCGCCACGACCACAAGTGCAGCCCGCGCGACAAGCACGACGGTTACTGCTGGCATTGCAAATCCTATTATTAGTATTCTCGAGGCTATATTTTCCACATTCCTGAGCATACTCTCCATTCTAGCCCCATTTTTAGCGGTCATTGTGGTGATTCTGACATTTTTTGGAATTCGCAAATTGTACCGTAAAATGTTTAAGAAAAGTCCGCTTTCGCGAAAGCGTAACAACCCAACTACAATCGAGCAATAA